In the genome of Microbacterium saperdae, one region contains:
- a CDS encoding helix-turn-helix domain-containing protein, protein MTEVLKRSLKHGWSYDAQPHVYEYDETASDEFGFARLWSGGMSTVLQSREGIVHVAVIVEGSAEVMVDGSNVQIETGQIILLDGDCELHAHSPKPWARYGWFFRNSILRGREYRPLLGEPRSITRESLLAMTSVANTSLDANRAGVKPSIHTRIAMEHLAAAAAYDHSARLRTDPVHRDGLFLAAQSLISERFRDPALTVEVLSRDLAVSASSLHRAYQPMGTSPRREIERHRVAESLRRLALDVGTGAPPMVDIAAESGFTSVVTMRRSLTRAGHRSPRGY, encoded by the coding sequence ATGACGGAGGTGCTGAAGCGCAGCCTCAAACACGGTTGGAGCTACGACGCTCAACCGCACGTCTACGAATATGACGAGACAGCGAGCGACGAGTTCGGGTTCGCCCGGTTGTGGAGCGGTGGGATGAGCACCGTCCTCCAGAGCCGCGAAGGAATCGTCCATGTCGCTGTGATCGTCGAAGGATCCGCGGAGGTGATGGTCGACGGCAGCAACGTCCAGATCGAGACGGGTCAGATCATTCTGCTCGACGGTGACTGCGAACTTCATGCCCACTCGCCGAAGCCATGGGCGCGTTACGGCTGGTTCTTCCGCAACAGCATCCTTCGGGGACGGGAGTATCGCCCCCTCCTGGGTGAGCCGCGTTCGATCACGCGCGAGTCGCTCCTCGCCATGACCTCTGTCGCCAACACGTCGCTCGACGCGAACCGAGCCGGGGTGAAGCCGTCCATCCATACGCGGATCGCCATGGAGCATCTTGCTGCCGCTGCAGCCTATGATCATTCAGCCCGCCTGCGCACTGATCCTGTTCACAGAGACGGCCTTTTCCTTGCCGCGCAGAGCCTCATCTCCGAGCGGTTTCGCGACCCGGCGCTGACCGTCGAGGTGTTGAGCAGAGACCTCGCCGTGAGCGCCAGCTCGCTGCATCGCGCCTATCAGCCGATGGGCACGAGCCCGCGGAGAGAGATCGAGCGTCATCGCGTCGCGGAAAGTCTGCGCCGGCTCGCGCTGGACGTCGGGACTGGCGCTCCCCCGATGGTCGACATCGCCGCCGAGTCCGGATTCACCTCGGTCGTCACGATGCGGCGTTCGCTCACGAGGGCAGGACACCGCTCGCCACGCGGGTACTGA
- a CDS encoding arylsulfatase: MNPQDVLPFPPTPTASVAGRTMQESVYQQRVAPSRLPDDAPNILIILMDDAGPGLPDTFGGAVATDTLSRVIDEGIGFNRFHTTAMCSPTRASLLTGRNHHRIGNGQIAELANDWDGYAGEIPKSSALAPEVLKDYGYATAAFGKWHNTPAIETGVTGPFHNWPTSIGFEYFYGFLAGEASQYEPNLVRNTTSVLPPRTPEDGYHLSEDLADDAIGWLRNHRALSPEKPFFMYWAPGAIHGPHHIMKEWADKYAGRFDGGWDEYRELVFEQAKEKGWIPGDSTLTDRDPRMPAWDDIPEDEREFQTRLMELAAGFAEHADVQAGRVVDEIEHLGYGDNTLIMYIWGDNGSSGEGQNGTISELLAQNGIPSTVPMHIQAMNEMGGVEVLGTPKSDNMYHAGWAWAGSTPYKGMKLLASHLGGTRNPMAVRWPARIAPDPAPRAQFVHCTDIVPTIYDLLGISPPRVVNGIPQDPIDGSSFAEAFTDADAEETHLTQYFEIMGSRAIYHDGWMASAFGPRAPWVPGVPEGIADWTPDHDSWELYHLAEDWTQANDVADSHPEKLAQMKELFTIEAAKNSVFPIGGALWIPIYHPELRISTPYRSWNFTGDLRRMPEVVAPQLGNRANTVTIDAVVPENASGVLYALGGAGGGLTCYLDDGYLWYEHNLFIVKRTKIRSRERLAAGRAEVIVETKYLDPQPGGALSIAISVDGEEIATGIVPVSAPGLFSANDCLDIGICLGGSVSLDYFDRAPFPFDGEIKTVDVKYTN, translated from the coding sequence GTGAACCCGCAGGACGTACTCCCTTTCCCTCCGACGCCGACCGCGAGCGTCGCCGGGCGCACCATGCAGGAATCGGTGTATCAACAGCGGGTCGCGCCTTCGCGGCTTCCGGATGATGCTCCGAACATCCTCATCATCCTGATGGACGACGCAGGGCCGGGCCTGCCCGACACATTCGGGGGCGCGGTCGCGACCGATACCCTGTCCCGTGTCATCGACGAGGGAATCGGGTTCAATCGGTTCCACACGACCGCGATGTGTTCACCGACACGGGCATCACTGCTCACCGGCCGCAACCACCACCGCATCGGCAACGGACAGATCGCCGAGCTGGCGAACGACTGGGATGGCTATGCGGGAGAGATACCGAAGTCGAGCGCCCTCGCTCCGGAGGTGCTCAAGGACTACGGCTATGCGACGGCGGCTTTCGGAAAGTGGCACAACACCCCGGCGATCGAGACCGGTGTGACGGGTCCGTTCCACAACTGGCCGACGAGCATCGGCTTCGAGTACTTCTATGGCTTCCTCGCAGGCGAGGCGTCGCAGTACGAGCCCAACCTGGTACGCAACACCACGAGCGTGTTGCCCCCGAGAACTCCCGAGGACGGCTATCACCTCAGTGAGGACCTGGCCGACGACGCGATCGGCTGGCTCCGCAATCACCGCGCGCTCTCCCCCGAGAAGCCCTTCTTCATGTATTGGGCGCCCGGGGCCATCCACGGTCCGCATCACATCATGAAGGAATGGGCCGACAAGTACGCAGGCCGGTTCGACGGCGGCTGGGATGAGTACCGGGAGCTCGTGTTCGAGCAGGCGAAGGAGAAGGGCTGGATTCCCGGCGACTCCACCCTCACGGACCGCGACCCGCGCATGCCCGCCTGGGACGACATCCCCGAGGACGAGCGCGAGTTCCAGACCCGGTTGATGGAGCTTGCTGCGGGTTTCGCCGAGCACGCCGATGTGCAGGCCGGCCGTGTGGTCGACGAGATCGAGCACCTCGGTTACGGCGACAACACTCTGATCATGTACATCTGGGGCGACAACGGCTCATCAGGTGAAGGGCAGAACGGCACCATCAGCGAACTGCTCGCCCAGAACGGCATCCCCTCCACCGTCCCGATGCACATCCAGGCGATGAACGAGATGGGAGGTGTGGAGGTGCTCGGGACGCCGAAGTCCGACAACATGTATCACGCAGGGTGGGCGTGGGCGGGCAGCACGCCCTATAAAGGTATGAAGCTGCTCGCCTCGCACCTCGGCGGCACACGCAACCCCATGGCGGTCCGTTGGCCGGCGAGGATCGCCCCGGATCCCGCACCGCGCGCTCAGTTCGTGCACTGCACCGACATCGTGCCGACGATCTACGATCTCCTCGGCATCAGCCCGCCACGCGTCGTGAACGGTATCCCACAGGACCCTATCGATGGTTCCAGTTTCGCGGAGGCGTTCACGGATGCCGACGCCGAGGAAACGCACCTCACGCAGTACTTCGAGATCATGGGCAGCCGGGCGATCTACCACGACGGCTGGATGGCGTCGGCTTTCGGGCCCAGGGCGCCCTGGGTACCCGGCGTGCCGGAAGGCATCGCAGACTGGACACCCGACCACGATTCCTGGGAGCTGTACCACCTCGCAGAGGACTGGACCCAGGCGAACGATGTCGCGGACTCCCATCCCGAGAAACTCGCCCAGATGAAGGAGCTCTTCACCATCGAGGCCGCCAAGAACAGCGTCTTCCCGATCGGCGGCGCACTCTGGATCCCGATCTATCATCCAGAACTGCGGATCTCGACGCCGTACCGAAGCTGGAACTTCACCGGAGATCTCCGCCGGATGCCCGAGGTCGTCGCGCCACAGCTCGGCAACCGGGCGAACACGGTGACCATCGACGCCGTAGTGCCCGAGAACGCGAGCGGCGTGCTCTACGCCCTGGGGGGCGCGGGCGGCGGGCTCACCTGCTACCTGGACGACGGATATCTCTGGTACGAACACAATCTCTTCATCGTCAAGCGCACCAAGATCCGGTCCCGTGAGCGACTGGCCGCAGGCCGCGCCGAGGTCATCGTCGAAACGAAGTATCTCGATCCCCAGCCCGGCGGCGCACTCAGCATCGCCATCTCGGTCGACGGCGAGGAGATCGCAACAGGGATCGTCCCGGTCAGCGCACCCGGCCTGTTCAGCGCCAACGACTGCCTCGACATCGGCATCTGCCTCGGCGGATCAGTTTCCCTCGACTACTTCGACCGTGCACCGTTCCCGTTCGACGGTGAGATCAAGACCGTCGACGTGAAGTACACGAACTGA
- a CDS encoding NAD(P)/FAD-dependent oxidoreductase — MSRAGGRPSRHVVVVGGGLIGLCAAYALMREGHRVTIIERDHLGAGAATGNAGELTPQQVAPLASPHTARDVLAGVFSSSSYLSIAPLRLPQLAGFGMGFLLSSTHRRRAHATRALAQFSAAIFPALDRMTDDGIDTSGGGSGYLMTCTDERELVAAHTRYHARASERWGEAPGAILRGEDLRSFEPTLAPGIEAGFLLPAERYLDPVTFVASLARRITQQGADVRTGLTATRLAAGASVVCRDEAGRESTISGDRVIVAAGAWTSPLLRRSGIRATRIVSGKGYSYTVPVERMPRHLVHSIDRHCVVIPMNDRLRVVGMMEFDERPDAFHPARLQVLTKAAGGLIAGADWDRRTEEWVGARPMTADGMPVLGSPAGRPEILVAAGHNMHGLSLGPVTGELLAALIGGRSPQVAGSPLDLGPFALDR, encoded by the coding sequence GTGAGCCGCGCCGGAGGTCGCCCGAGCCGGCACGTGGTGGTCGTCGGCGGCGGGCTCATCGGCCTGTGCGCCGCCTACGCCCTGATGAGAGAGGGACACCGGGTCACGATCATCGAGCGCGATCACCTCGGTGCCGGAGCGGCGACGGGCAACGCGGGCGAGCTGACCCCGCAACAGGTCGCTCCGCTCGCCTCGCCGCACACGGCGCGCGATGTGCTGGCCGGAGTCTTCTCGTCGTCGTCGTATCTGTCCATCGCCCCATTGCGGCTTCCGCAGCTCGCGGGCTTCGGGATGGGGTTCCTGCTCTCCTCGACGCATCGGCGACGGGCTCACGCCACTCGGGCGCTCGCCCAGTTCTCCGCGGCGATCTTCCCCGCTCTGGACCGGATGACCGATGACGGCATCGACACGTCGGGTGGCGGCAGCGGGTATCTGATGACGTGCACCGACGAACGCGAGCTGGTCGCGGCGCACACGCGCTATCACGCTCGCGCCTCGGAGCGATGGGGTGAGGCACCCGGCGCGATCCTGCGCGGAGAGGACCTGCGCTCTTTCGAGCCGACTCTGGCTCCTGGGATCGAGGCCGGGTTCCTGCTGCCGGCGGAGCGCTACCTCGATCCGGTCACGTTCGTGGCCAGCCTCGCCCGGCGGATCACGCAGCAGGGCGCTGATGTGCGAACCGGGCTCACCGCCACGCGGCTCGCCGCCGGCGCTTCCGTGGTGTGCCGTGACGAGGCAGGCAGGGAATCCACCATCAGCGGTGATCGGGTGATCGTCGCCGCGGGAGCCTGGACCTCTCCGCTCCTGCGCCGCTCGGGGATACGCGCCACGCGGATCGTGTCGGGCAAGGGATACAGCTACACGGTGCCGGTCGAGCGGATGCCGCGACACCTCGTGCACTCCATCGATCGGCACTGCGTGGTGATCCCGATGAACGATCGACTGCGTGTGGTCGGAATGATGGAGTTCGACGAGCGCCCAGATGCATTCCACCCCGCCCGCCTCCAGGTGCTCACGAAAGCAGCCGGGGGGCTGATCGCCGGCGCAGATTGGGACAGACGGACCGAGGAATGGGTCGGAGCGAGACCCATGACCGCCGACGGGATGCCCGTGCTGGGCTCGCCGGCGGGAAGGCCGGAGATCCTCGTGGCGGCAGGGCACAACATGCACGGTCTCTCCCTGGGGCCGGTGACCGGCGAGCTGCTCGCGGCGCTGATCGGCGGTCGGAGCCCGCAGGTCGCGGGGTCGCCGCTGGATCTCGGCCCGTTCGCGCTCGACCGTTGA
- a CDS encoding helix-turn-helix domain-containing protein — MAPDFPPHPMRFTERRVLDRSVEQFVEGALATDAETSNIEGYAISQLVTEMCAAVVLDRTALNSTHPLAERLCDRADAVISQQCRDPNLTPALVAEEVGVALRTLQISYAESGSSIAREIRRHRTRLAHSLLTDDRYRPLTIGEIAEHAGFRSPMSLRRALDEVYRTTPKALRRIAHEPR, encoded by the coding sequence ATGGCACCGGACTTCCCCCCGCATCCGATGAGGTTCACAGAGCGTCGCGTTCTCGACCGGTCCGTTGAACAATTCGTCGAAGGGGCGCTTGCCACTGACGCGGAGACGTCGAACATCGAGGGATACGCGATCAGCCAGTTGGTGACGGAGATGTGCGCGGCGGTGGTTCTTGACCGCACAGCGTTGAATTCAACCCACCCGCTGGCTGAGCGGCTATGCGATCGAGCTGATGCCGTGATCAGCCAGCAATGCCGCGACCCGAACCTCACACCCGCGCTTGTGGCCGAAGAAGTCGGAGTTGCGCTGCGTACCCTCCAAATCTCCTACGCCGAAAGCGGCAGTAGCATCGCGAGGGAGATCCGCCGTCACCGAACACGTCTCGCGCACTCGTTGCTCACCGACGACCGCTACCGCCCGCTGACGATCGGTGAGATCGCCGAACATGCAGGTTTTCGTTCACCGATGAGTCTCCGCCGTGCACTCGATGAGGTGTATCGCACCACCCCGAAGGCTCTTCGCCGTATCGCCCACGAGCCACGTTGA
- the lysA gene encoding diaminopimelate decarboxylase: MTTDVSDPNEIDQRVFPPTARRDPRTGELLLGAVRTSALIAQYGSPLYVLDEDVARSRARRIRAALEAEAERIGTTATVYYAGKALLCVDVARWMAEEGLAIDVASGGELAVALAAGVEPSRIGFHGNNKSEQEIGRAIAAGVGTIVIDSEIETERIAAAAKAAGVTQRVRLRVNSGVHASTHDYLATAHEDQKFGQPLRDAPRLVAAILAHDGLEFVGLHCHIGSQIFGTDGFRESARRLMRVYPELARLAGRSIPELNLGGGFGIAYTSAQAEDVPTIATVARELADMVADCAREFGVPVPHLAFEPGRVVVGPAGVTLYTVGTTKPVPLAGSDAAGPADLGYGERLYVSVDGGMSDNARPALYGADYQVRIANRTSDAAAALVRVVGKHCESGDVVVQRDVIPEDVRPGDTLVVAATGAYCWSLASNYNYLPRPPVVAVSGRGVRLIVHGETEDDLLAKSVSWRPGGAVHTASSQDVVHRPSSGR, translated from the coding sequence ATGACGACCGACGTGTCCGATCCGAACGAGATCGACCAGCGGGTCTTCCCGCCGACGGCCCGGCGCGATCCGCGGACCGGAGAGCTCCTGCTCGGAGCGGTGCGCACGTCCGCGTTGATCGCCCAGTACGGCTCACCGCTCTACGTGCTCGACGAGGATGTGGCCAGGTCGCGTGCTCGCCGGATCCGCGCGGCGCTCGAGGCGGAGGCCGAGAGGATCGGCACGACGGCGACCGTCTACTACGCGGGCAAGGCACTGCTGTGCGTCGATGTCGCGCGGTGGATGGCGGAGGAGGGCCTGGCCATCGACGTCGCCAGCGGCGGCGAACTCGCCGTCGCGCTCGCCGCCGGCGTGGAGCCGTCCCGGATCGGATTCCACGGCAACAACAAATCGGAGCAGGAGATCGGCCGGGCGATCGCGGCGGGCGTCGGCACGATCGTCATCGACAGTGAGATCGAGACGGAGCGCATCGCGGCGGCCGCGAAAGCAGCGGGAGTCACGCAGCGCGTTCGGCTGCGGGTGAACAGCGGTGTGCACGCCTCCACCCACGACTACCTCGCCACGGCGCACGAGGACCAGAAGTTCGGTCAGCCCCTGCGCGATGCGCCGCGTCTGGTGGCCGCGATCCTCGCGCATGACGGCTTGGAGTTCGTCGGGCTCCACTGCCACATCGGATCGCAGATCTTCGGTACTGACGGGTTCAGAGAGTCAGCCCGACGCCTGATGCGCGTCTATCCCGAATTGGCGCGGCTCGCCGGACGGTCGATCCCCGAGCTCAACCTCGGGGGCGGGTTCGGCATCGCCTACACGAGTGCGCAGGCCGAGGATGTACCGACGATCGCCACCGTCGCGCGTGAACTCGCCGACATGGTCGCCGACTGCGCGCGCGAGTTCGGGGTTCCGGTTCCTCACCTGGCCTTCGAGCCGGGGCGCGTCGTGGTCGGACCGGCGGGGGTCACGCTCTACACGGTCGGGACAACCAAGCCGGTACCGCTCGCGGGGAGCGATGCGGCCGGTCCCGCCGATCTCGGCTACGGCGAGCGCCTGTATGTGAGCGTCGACGGCGGGATGAGCGACAACGCGCGCCCTGCGCTGTACGGAGCCGACTACCAGGTCCGCATCGCCAACCGGACCAGCGACGCGGCGGCGGCCCTCGTGCGCGTCGTGGGCAAGCACTGCGAGTCCGGCGACGTCGTCGTGCAGCGTGACGTGATCCCCGAGGATGTACGACCGGGCGACACTCTTGTCGTCGCTGCCACGGGAGCATATTGCTGGTCGCTCGCGAGCAACTACAACTACCTGCCGCGGCCGCCCGTCGTCGCCGTCTCCGGTCGCGGGGTGCGCCTCATCGTGCACGGGGAGACCGAAGACGATCTGCTGGCGAAGAGTGTGTCCTGGCGCCCTGGCGGTGCTGTTCACACCGCCTCCTCACAGGACGTGGTTCACCGCCCGTCATCCGGGCGGTGA